GCGGCGGGTAGTAGTGACAGACCATGAGCACCCGTAGGGCCTTCTCCGGCGCTCTCACTGGAATATCTCCACTCCGTCGCTCGAGTAGATCTCGTTGTAGACGCTGTGGAGCAGGGTGATCGGATACCGGTAGGTCACCAGGTCGCCCTGGTAGAAGATGGTGGCCTGGTGCTTCTCCACCGTCTGGGCGCCGACGAAGGTGTACGCCTGTTTTTCGAGCAGCGTGGGGTAGAGGTTGTCCGAGATGATGCCGTTGCCCGCGAGCAGGGTCAGCAGCCGGTTGTACGTGAACTCGTCCGTCTGGATGGAGACTCCACTCGGGTCGGTCCCCTTGGCGATGTGGTCCTCCAGCCAGGTCGCGCCCTGCTCCTCGGCGACCGTGGGGTCGTAGATGTCGTAGTACTCACCCGAGTTGCTCAGCGACAGCTGCGCCGGATATCCGCCGGTGGCGCGGGGCACGACCCCGGTCAGGTCCAGCATCAGCGCCGCGATCACGGCGCAGCAGACCGGTACCGCGCCGCGTTTGAGCCAGCTGAGCAGCCACATCATCCCGACGGCCATGACGGGCGCGAAGAAGAAGAAGCCCTGCTGGAAGGCTCGCAGGATGCTGTAGTCCACGGACAGCTGCGGAATCACCGTGACCAGCGCCAGCATCAGCAGCCCGCCGAAGGTGAGCGTCACCTGGTCCCGGGTCAGGCCGCTCGCCGGCCGGTAGCGCAGCCAGGCCGCGAGCAGGCCGATGAAGATCATCGCCTGCAGCAGGTAGGCCGCGAAATCGCGCACCAGCCCGTTCGTGCTCTGCACGTCGACCCCGGCCGACTGCAACCGCTTGCCGATGCCGGTGAGCGGGAGGACCGACGGCTTCACATAGGACATGTCGTACTGGTCCACCAGCGAAAGCGGCAGTCCGCCCTGCGCGCGCCAGGGTGCCGACTCGGTGATCGAGGCGTCCCGGTACTGGCCGAGCCGTTGCGCGTCCGACTCGTTCGCGGCGCCGAAGATGCTGTAGGCGGTGCCCGACGAGGCGCTCCCGGAGATCGCGCCGGTCATCTCCTGGAACGCGACCGAGACGGTGGAGAGCAACTGGCCCGCGGTACCGGTGACCGGGCCGGCCCAGAAGACCGCGAACGCCGCCACCGGTATCACCATCCACCAGGTGATGAAGCTCTTGCCTTCTTCCCGCCGACGCGGCCCGCGCGAGCGGGAGCCTGCCGACGACGGCGTCCGGCGTCGGCGTAGCCGTGTGCCGAGCCGCCAGACCAGGTCCGCGGCGACGGCCGCGCCCAGGACCAGGACCACCACGTAAGTGGTCGAATAGTGGGCGACCACGAGGCCGGACATGAGCGCCAGGAAGGCGATCCGGCGCCGGCGCACGCTCGGCCCGGAGTCCGTCACGAGCAGCATCGCGCCGCCCAACATGACGAACGCGACTTCCTGCCGGCCCTCGTACGGCATGTCGGTGAAGTAGGTCGGGAACATCACGAAGAACAGGGCCGAGAGGACGGCGACCCGGTGCCCGGCGACGTGGCGCGCGGCCCGGAAGATCATCAGCGGGCAGGTGGCGAACAGCACCGGCAGGAGCGCCTTGAAGAAGTACTCGCCCGGGATCGCGGTCAGCCTGACCATCTCGACCGGCAGCAGAGTGATGCTCAGGCAGGCGTTGTAGGCGTCCGAGAAGGACCGGACATCCCAGTGCGCGCCGCTGAGCGCGAGAGAGAAGTACCCGTACTCCTTCTGGATGTCGTGCCCTGTCACCAGCCATCCGCGCAACGAGGTCAGCAACAGCAGAGCGAGCGAGCCGCAGTAGACGCCGATCTCCGTCGCCTCGAGCGAGAACTGCTCTCTGACGAACACCAGGACCAGCAGGACCGTGACACACAGGAAGGCGGCGATGCTGACGTGGTCGCTGAACCCGTTGTTCAGCCGGACCGGCCCGGCCACGGCCAAGACCAGGGCGAGCAGCCCCAGCGCGGTCACGATCTTCACGCCGCCGGCGCCGAGGCTCCACGGCTCGAAGTCCTCCGACCGCGCCTCCGGCAGCGCCGCACCCAGCACCAGTACGGTGGCCGCCGCGGTCACCAGGATCGGCACCTTGGTCAGCGGGTGTTCGTCGCCCAGCAGCGGGGAGATCTCGTTGAGGCCGAACATCGCGGCCAGATCCGTCATGAGACCGAAGCCCAGCGCGATCAGACCAGCCGACTCCCGGGTGGTCACGACACGCGTGGCACAGCCGTACCAGATCGCCACCGGGGCGCCGAAGATCAGCCACAGGCCCTCGGAATCGCGCAGCCACAGTTCGGCCGGCCCGAACGCCTCGGCCAGGAACGCCAGGGTGGTGGCGATCAGCACCCACTGCCGCGCCCGCAACTCCAAGGGGCCGGCCGACCGCGGAAGCCTCACGCGTATACCTCAGGATGCTGCATGGATCGGATGTCCCGACTTTCTACGGTCCCGTACGCACCGAGACGGCTCGACGCGGGCGGAAGATGGAGCGGTCAGTACGCCGTCGCGGTGGGAATCGGGTTCCCGGCGATGCGGTAGTGCAGGGTCTGCCCGTCGGCTCCGGCCAGGCTCACCCAGACTACTTCGGGGTCTTTCGGCAGGAGGACGTCGAGCACTGTCTTGACCACGGTGCCCCGCGCGGTCACCTTGGCCGAGAGAGTCGGGCCGGTGGACCCGGAGCCGGTGACCAGCCACGCCTTGACCGTGAAGGTCGTCGTGCCGCTCGCGTGCGGATCGAGGGCCAGCGGCACGTGCAGCACCGCGCCGTCCACGGTGGGATCGGCGGTGAAGTAGATCGCCGGAGCAGGGCTCGACATCCGCGTGAAGGACTGTCGCAGAACCGTTCGCACCGCCGGGATCCGGCCGATGCCGAACAGGAGCGCGACCACGAGGGCCGCGGCCGTGGCGCCGAAGACCCGCCTGCGACGGCGTTCCCTGCGCGCCCGGGACGGAGCCTTCGAACCGCGCGATCTCACCGCGCCCGGATCCGGATCAGGATCGGAGCGCACGTCCGTCTCGGACGGTGCATCCGGGCTCGATGACGCCTCCGTCTCGGAGGGCGCTTGCGCCGCCGACTCGGCGTCAGAATCCCTGCCTGCGGCCGGATCCGTCTCAGCGGGTGCGTCCGGGTGCGGCGGATCGTCGGGGTCGGACTTCGACGGCCTCGAACGCGAGCGCGTGCTCGCATGGCCGTCGACGCCGTCACCAGTGGACATTCCGCGCTGCCTCCGTCGGGGTCGGGACCACTGCCCGGACCGCCGGAATGTCGTCCACCTCGCGGTGGGCCGGAATCAGTGTCGACAGCGTCTTCAAGGCAACCCCCAATGCTGAACCGGTACCGGGCCCGCACGGCACATCTCGGGCTCGACCCCGCATATGCCGGTACGTCAGGGGGCGTCCGCGAGTCGCCGAACACGCCGGAAGCCGCGTTCCAGCCCCCCGGAGGCCAAATACTACCAGTGACGGCCGCTATCGAACCCTGATCCCAGGCGTCTAACACGTAGCGGAACCGCAACGGCGAGGCGTCCGGGGGGTGCCCGATCCCGTTGTGCCGGGAGGGCTATCCGAGCCCGCCGACCTCGTCGGAGCTCAGGGCCTTGTTCCAGACCTGAACGTCCGAGAGCGACCCGTCCAGCCAGTTCGACTCCCCGCCGTCGGCGAGGCCGCTGCCGATGCTGAGCTTGCCGCCGGCCAGCCAGTCGGTCGCGTGCACCGAAGTGCCCTGCAGCTGACGGTTGACATAGAGCGACATCACGTGCGACCTGCCGTCATAGGTCGCGATGATGTGGTACCAGGTCGTCTTGACCGGGGCCGAATGCGACAGGACCGCGTCGACCGAGGCCAGGTCGGAATCGGACTGCGGCATGTCGAAGGCCCACCGGTTGGCCGTCGGGTCGTACTCGATCGCGGCGCCTTCGACCTTCGTGCCGCGCTGCGCGACCACGGTCTGCCAGCCGCTCGAGGTGGAGGTGGGGCCCTGCATGGTCACCCAGACGCCGATGCTGAAGCTCTGCGTGGTGTTGACGATCGGCCCGTCGACGAGGACTTCGGATCCGGTCACCCCGTGCAGCCCGACCGAGCCGGTACCGTCCGTCAGCACCGTCCACTTGACGTCGGTGGCCACGCCGTCTCGATGACCCACCGTGTCGTGCGCGGTCCCGGTCATCAGCCAGGTGTCGAGCAGCGGTCCCGCCGCCGCGACCGCGGTGGCGCTCGCGCTCGCGGAGGCGGACGGAGACTTCGAGGCGCCCCCGCCGCCCGCGGCGGCCGGGTTGGATCCGCCCTGCGTGGCGAACACCAAGGCCGTGCCCACCGCCGCCGCGGCCACGACGCAGGACACGGTGATCCACAGCTTCCTGTTCCCGCGCCCCCGCTTGACCGTCGGCAGCGAGGTGAACGGACCCTGCGACATCGACAGCGGCGGCATCGAACCGGACCCGTCGAACGCCCGGGGGTCCGGCTGCGCGACGGGCGGCAGCTGCTGCGGGTTGTTCCAAGCGGAGATCCCCGGCTGCGACTGACCGCCGGCCGCGTACGCCGCCGCGTCCACCGGCGTTCCGGCGGCACGCGCGGTGTAGCCCAGCATCATGGTGTTGCTCGGCACCCGGGCGGCCGGCGGCATCGAGCCGGAGCCCACGGCGCCCTGGGGCCACACGCCCGGCCCGACCGTCCCGGCTCCGCCGAACTCGGAGAGCAGGGTGAAGAACCAGCCGCCGAGGGTGACCGTGTCCGGGCGATGCGCCGGATTCTTCGCCAGCAGACGCTGGATCAGCGGCCACATGTCGGCGGGGATCGCCGGGTGCGGCTGCGGCTCGGCGTTGATGTGCTGCTGCAGGATCTGCGCGTAGTGGTCGCCGGTGAACGGGACCGTCCCGGTGAGCAGTTCGTACACGCAGATGCCGAGCGCGTAGACGTCCGCGGCCGCGCCCGCGTCGTTGCCGGTCAGCAGCTCGGGCGCGAGGTAGTGCGGCGTGCCGACCACGGAGTTGACCGCGGTCAGCCGGGTGCTGCCGGCCAGCAGGGCGATGCCGAAGTCGGCCAGCCTGGCGTCCCCGGTGCGCGCGTCGAGCAGGATGTTGGCGGGCTTGAGATCGCGGTGCACGATCCCGGCCGCGTGGATCGCGGCGAGCGCCTGGCAGACCTCGTATCCGATCCGGCACACCTGCGCCGGGCCGAGCGGGCCGCTGTCCTGCAGCAGCCGGTTCGCGTCAGTGCCCTGAACCAGGTCGAGCACCAGGCCGAGCCGGTCGCGTTCCGCCACCAGGTCCCTGATCTCGACCAGGTGCGGGTGGTGCACGCCGGTCAGCACCGCGCGTTCCTGCAGGAACCGCGCCACCAGCTCGCGGTCCTGGCTGAGGTTGTCCGCGAGCATCTTCACCGCGATGGCCTCGCCGGATTCGATGTTGCGCCCCCGCCATACCGTCCCCATGCCCCCGCTGCCGATGCGCTCCTCGAGCAGGTACACGCTACCGAGCCGCAGCCCGGCCCCCACCTCGTCGCTCACCCGTCGACTCCGCTCCCAACCGGCCTACCGATGACTGTCCGCAATTCTAGCGCAGGCAAAGGAAATTCGGACACCGGGTGCGAGCCTCAGGGTTCGAATACGGCCCGGCCCACCAGCCAGAACGGCGGGCTCGGGCGCGGCCACGGTGACGCTCCGGTACGCGTCGGGCGCCGAGAACGCCGCGTGCCCCGCCTCCCACCGGGAGAACGGGGCACGCGCGTACGGGCGATACCGGCCGGGCCCGGCCGCGCCGGCACGGCGGGCGCGAGCCCGCCGGCTCTACTTGAGACTGCCCTCGTAGGCGTCGAGCACCTCGTCCGTGGCGCCGTCCATCTTGATCACGCCGTCGTGCATCCAGATCGAGCGGTTGCAGGTCTCGCGGATCACGCCGTGGCTGTGGCTGACGAGGAAGACCGTGCCCGCGTCCTTGCGCAGCTCCTTGATCCGCTTCTCGCTGCGCCGCTGGAACTCCACGTCGCCGGTCGCCAGAGCCTCGTCGATGAGCAGCACGTCGTGCGACTTCGCGGCGGCGATGGAGAAGCGCAGCCGCGC
This genomic window from Actinospica robiniae DSM 44927 contains:
- a CDS encoding protein kinase domain-containing protein, which gives rise to MSDEVGAGLRLGSVYLLEERIGSGGMGTVWRGRNIESGEAIAVKMLADNLSQDRELVARFLQERAVLTGVHHPHLVEIRDLVAERDRLGLVLDLVQGTDANRLLQDSGPLGPAQVCRIGYEVCQALAAIHAAGIVHRDLKPANILLDARTGDARLADFGIALLAGSTRLTAVNSVVGTPHYLAPELLTGNDAGAAADVYALGICVYELLTGTVPFTGDHYAQILQQHINAEPQPHPAIPADMWPLIQRLLAKNPAHRPDTVTLGGWFFTLLSEFGGAGTVGPGVWPQGAVGSGSMPPAARVPSNTMMLGYTARAAGTPVDAAAYAAGGQSQPGISAWNNPQQLPPVAQPDPRAFDGSGSMPPLSMSQGPFTSLPTVKRGRGNRKLWITVSCVVAAAAVGTALVFATQGGSNPAAAGGGGASKSPSASASASATAVAAAGPLLDTWLMTGTAHDTVGHRDGVATDVKWTVLTDGTGSVGLHGVTGSEVLVDGPIVNTTQSFSIGVWVTMQGPTSTSSGWQTVVAQRGTKVEGAAIEYDPTANRWAFDMPQSDSDLASVDAVLSHSAPVKTTWYHIIATYDGRSHVMSLYVNRQLQGTSVHATDWLAGGKLSIGSGLADGGESNWLDGSLSDVQVWNKALSSDEVGGLG
- a CDS encoding DUF2206 domain-containing protein, translated to MRLPRSAGPLELRARQWVLIATTLAFLAEAFGPAELWLRDSEGLWLIFGAPVAIWYGCATRVVTTRESAGLIALGFGLMTDLAAMFGLNEISPLLGDEHPLTKVPILVTAAATVLVLGAALPEARSEDFEPWSLGAGGVKIVTALGLLALVLAVAGPVRLNNGFSDHVSIAAFLCVTVLLVLVFVREQFSLEATEIGVYCGSLALLLLTSLRGWLVTGHDIQKEYGYFSLALSGAHWDVRSFSDAYNACLSITLLPVEMVRLTAIPGEYFFKALLPVLFATCPLMIFRAARHVAGHRVAVLSALFFVMFPTYFTDMPYEGRQEVAFVMLGGAMLLVTDSGPSVRRRRIAFLALMSGLVVAHYSTTYVVVLVLGAAVAADLVWRLGTRLRRRRTPSSAGSRSRGPRRREEGKSFITWWMVIPVAAFAVFWAGPVTGTAGQLLSTVSVAFQEMTGAISGSASSGTAYSIFGAANESDAQRLGQYRDASITESAPWRAQGGLPLSLVDQYDMSYVKPSVLPLTGIGKRLQSAGVDVQSTNGLVRDFAAYLLQAMIFIGLLAAWLRYRPASGLTRDQVTLTFGGLLMLALVTVIPQLSVDYSILRAFQQGFFFFAPVMAVGMMWLLSWLKRGAVPVCCAVIAALMLDLTGVVPRATGGYPAQLSLSNSGEYYDIYDPTVAEEQGATWLEDHIAKGTDPSGVSIQTDEFTYNRLLTLLAGNGIISDNLYPTLLEKQAYTFVGAQTVEKHQATIFYQGDLVTYRYPITLLHSVYNEIYSSDGVEIFQ